One stretch of Vulpes lagopus strain Blue_001 chromosome 12, ASM1834538v1, whole genome shotgun sequence DNA includes these proteins:
- the GRIN1 gene encoding glutamate receptor ionotropic, NMDA 1 isoform X1 yields the protein MSTMRLLTLALLFSCSFARAACDPKIVNIGAVLSTRKHEQMFREAVNQANKRHGSWKIQLNATSVTHKPNAIQMALSVCEDLISSQVYAILVSHPPTPNDHFTPTPVSYTAGFYRIPVLGLTTRMSIYSDKSIHLSFLRTVPPYSHQSSVWFEMMRVYSWNHIILLVSDDHEGRAAQKRLETLLEERESKSKKRNYENLDQLSYDHKRGPKAEKVLQFDPGTKNVTALLMEARELEARVIILSASEDDAATVYRAAAMLNMTGSGYVWLVGEREISGNALRYAPDGIIGLQLINGKNESAHISDAVGVVAQAVHELLEKENITDPPRGCVGNTNIWKTGPLFKRVLMSSKYADGVTGRVEFNEDGDRKFANYSIMNLQNRKLVQVGIYNGTHVIPNDRKIIWPGGETEKPRGYQMSTRLKIVTIHQEPFVYVKPTLSDGTCKEEFTVNGDPVKKVICTGPNDTSPGSPRHTVPQCCYGFCIDLLIKLARTMNFTYEVHLVADGKFGTQERVNNSNKKEWNGMMGELLSGQADMIVAPLTINNERAQYIEFSKPFKYQGLTILVKKEIPRSTLDSFMQPFQSTLWLLVGLSVHVVAVMLYLLDRFSPFGRFKVNSEEEEEDALTLSSAMWFSWGVLLNSGIGEGAPRSFSARILGMVWAGFAMIIVASYTANLAAFLVLDRPEERITGINDPRLRNPSDKFIYATVKQSSVDIYFRRQVELSTMYRHMEKHNYESAAEAIQAVRDNKLHAFIWDSAVLEFEASQKCDLVTTGELFFRSGFGIGMRKDSPWKQNVSLSILKSHENGFMEDLDKTWVRYQECDSRSNAPATLTFENMAGVFMLVAGGIVAGIFLIFIEIAYKRHKDARRKQMQLAFAAVNVWRKNLQDRKSGRAEPDPKKKATFRAITSTLASSFKRRRSSKDTQYHPTDITGTLNLSDPSVSTVV from the exons GTCTACGCCATCCTAGTTAGCCACCCACCTACCCCCAACGACCACTTCACTCCCACCCCCGTCTCCTACACAGCTGGCTTCTACCGCATCCCCGTCCTGGGGCTCACCACCCGTATGTCCATCTACTCAGACAAG AGCATACACCTGAGCTTCCTGCGCACGGTGCCGCCCTACTCCCACCAGTCGAGCGTCTGGTTCGAGATGATGCGCGTGTACAGCTGGAACCACATCATCCTCCTGGTCAGCGACGACCACGAGGGCAGGGCCGCGCAGAAGCGCCTGGAGACGCTGCTGGAGGAGCGGGAATCCAAG AGTAAAAAAAGGAACTATGAAAACCTCGACCAACTGTCCTATGACCACAAGCGCGGACCCAAG GCTGAGAAGGTGCTGCAGTTTGACCCGGGAACCAAGAATGTGACGGCCCTGCTGATGGAGGCACGAGAGCTGGAGGCCCGGGTCATCATCCTCTCTGCCAG CGAGGACGATGCTGCCACCGTGTACCGTGCAGCTGCGATGCTGAATATGACGGGCTCTGGGTACGTTTGGCTGGTGGGGGAGCGAGAGATCTCCGGGAACGCTCTGCGCTACGCCCCGGATG GCATCATCGGACTACAGCTCATCAATGGCAAGAACGAATCAGCCCACATCAGCGACGCCGTGGGCGTGGTGGCCCAGGCCGTGCATGAACTCCTGGAGAAGGAGAACATCACCGACCCGCCCCGGGGCTGCGTGGGCAACACCAACATCTGGAAGACAGGGCCACTCTTCAAGAG AGTGCTGATGTCTTCCAAGTATGCAGACGGGGTGACAGGCCGCGTGGAGTTCAACGAGGATGGGGACCGGAAGTTTGCTAACTACAGCATCATGAACCTGCAGAACCGCAAGCTGGTGCAAGTGGGCATCTACAATGGCACCCAT GTGATCCCTAACGACAGGAAGATCATCTGGCCgggtggagagacagagaagcccCGAGGGTACCAGATGTCCACCAGGCTGAAG ATTGTGACCATCCACCAAGAGCCTTTTGTGTACGTCAAGCCCACGCTGAGCGATGGTACGTGCAAGGAGGAGTTCACCGTCAATGGGGACCCGGTCAAGAAAGTGATCTGCACCGGGCCCAACGACACGTCTCCGGGCAGCC CACGCCACACAGTGCCACAGTGCTGCTACGGCTTCTGCATCGACCTGCTCATCAAGCTGGCGCGGACCATGAACTTCACCTACGAGGTGCACCTGGTGGCTGACGGCAAGTTTGGCACTCAGGAACGG GTGAACAACAGCAATAAGAAGGAGTGGAATGGGATGATGGGCGAGCTGCTCAGCGGGCAGGCGGACATGATCGTGGCGCCGCTGACCATCAACAATGAGCGGGCACAGTACATCGAGTTCTCCAAGCCTTTCAAGTACCAGGGCCTGACCATTCTGGTCAAGAAG GAGATCCCCCGTAGCACACTGGACTCGTTCATGCAGCCTTTCCAGAGCACGCTGTGGCTGCTGGTGGGGCTGTCAGTGCACGTGGTGGCTGTGATGCTGTACCTGCTGGACCGTTTCAG CCCCTTTGGCCGATTCAAGGTGAACagtgaagaagaggaggaagatgcgCTGACCCTGTCTTCAGCCATGTGGTTCTCCTGGGGCGTCTTGCTCAACTCAGGCATTGGGGAAG GCGCCCCCCGAAGCTTCTCAGCGCGCATCCTGGGCATGGTGTGGGCCGGGTTTGCCATGATCATTGTGGCCTCCTACACTGCCAACCTGGCGGCCTTCCTGGTGCTGGACCGGCCTGAGGAGCGCATCACAGGCATCAACGACCCACGG CTGAGGAATCCCTCCGACAAGTTCATCTATGCAACTGTGAAGCAGAGCTCAGTGGACATCTACTTCCGGCGGCAGGTGGAGCTGAGCACCATGTACCGACACATGGAGAAGCATAACTATGAGAGTGCAGCCGAAGCTATCCAAGCCGTGCGGGACAA CAAGCTTCATGCCTTCATTTGGGACTCGGCGGTGCTGGAGTTTGAGGCCTCACAGAAGTGTGATCTAGTGACCACCGGCGAGCTGTTCTTCCGCTCAGGCTTTGGCATTGGCATGCGCAAGGACAGCCCCTGGAAACAGAACGTCTCCCTGTCCATCCTCAA GTCTCACGAGAATGGCTTCATGGAAGACCTGGACAAGACATGGGTGCGGTACCAGGAGTGCGACTCTCGCAGCAACGCCCCTGCCACCCTCACCTTTGAGAACATGGCAG GGGTCTTCATGCTGGTGGCCGGGGGTATTGTGGCTGGGATCTTCCTCATCTTCATCGAGATCGCCTACAAGCGGCACAAGGACGCTCGCCGGAAGCAGATGCAGCTAGCCTTTGCAGCAGTGAACGTGTGGAGAAAGAATCTGCAG GATAGAAAGAGTGGTAGAGCAGAGCCCGACCCTAAAAAGAAAGCCACATTTAGGGCTATCACCTCCACCTTGGCTTCCAGCTTCAAGAGACGTAGGTCCTCCAAAGACACG CAGTACCATCCCACTGATATCACGGGCACGCTCAACCTCTCAGATCCCTCGGTCAGCACCGTGGTGTGA
- the GRIN1 gene encoding glutamate receptor ionotropic, NMDA 1 isoform X3, whose translation MSTMRLLTLALLFSCSFARAACDPKIVNIGAVLSTRKHEQMFREAVNQANKRHGSWKIQLNATSVTHKPNAIQMALSVCEDLISSQVYAILVSHPPTPNDHFTPTPVSYTAGFYRIPVLGLTTRMSIYSDKSIHLSFLRTVPPYSHQSSVWFEMMRVYSWNHIILLVSDDHEGRAAQKRLETLLEERESKSKKRNYENLDQLSYDHKRGPKAEKVLQFDPGTKNVTALLMEARELEARVIILSASEDDAATVYRAAAMLNMTGSGYVWLVGEREISGNALRYAPDGIIGLQLINGKNESAHISDAVGVVAQAVHELLEKENITDPPRGCVGNTNIWKTGPLFKRVLMSSKYADGVTGRVEFNEDGDRKFANYSIMNLQNRKLVQVGIYNGTHVIPNDRKIIWPGGETEKPRGYQMSTRLKIVTIHQEPFVYVKPTLSDGTCKEEFTVNGDPVKKVICTGPNDTSPGSPRHTVPQCCYGFCIDLLIKLARTMNFTYEVHLVADGKFGTQERVNNSNKKEWNGMMGELLSGQADMIVAPLTINNERAQYIEFSKPFKYQGLTILVKKEIPRSTLDSFMQPFQSTLWLLVGLSVHVVAVMLYLLDRFSPFGRFKVNSEEEEEDALTLSSAMWFSWGVLLNSGIGEGAPRSFSARILGMVWAGFAMIIVASYTANLAAFLVLDRPEERITGINDPRLRNPSDKFIYATVKQSSVDIYFRRQVELSTMYRHMEKHNYESAAEAIQAVRDNKLHAFIWDSAVLEFEASQKCDLVTTGELFFRSGFGIGMRKDSPWKQNVSLSILKSHENGFMEDLDKTWVRYQECDSRSNAPATLTFENMAGVFMLVAGGIVAGIFLIFIEIAYKRHKDARRKQMQLAFAAVNVWRKNLQSTGGGRGALQNQKDTVLPRRAIEREEGQLQMCARHRES comes from the exons GTCTACGCCATCCTAGTTAGCCACCCACCTACCCCCAACGACCACTTCACTCCCACCCCCGTCTCCTACACAGCTGGCTTCTACCGCATCCCCGTCCTGGGGCTCACCACCCGTATGTCCATCTACTCAGACAAG AGCATACACCTGAGCTTCCTGCGCACGGTGCCGCCCTACTCCCACCAGTCGAGCGTCTGGTTCGAGATGATGCGCGTGTACAGCTGGAACCACATCATCCTCCTGGTCAGCGACGACCACGAGGGCAGGGCCGCGCAGAAGCGCCTGGAGACGCTGCTGGAGGAGCGGGAATCCAAG AGTAAAAAAAGGAACTATGAAAACCTCGACCAACTGTCCTATGACCACAAGCGCGGACCCAAG GCTGAGAAGGTGCTGCAGTTTGACCCGGGAACCAAGAATGTGACGGCCCTGCTGATGGAGGCACGAGAGCTGGAGGCCCGGGTCATCATCCTCTCTGCCAG CGAGGACGATGCTGCCACCGTGTACCGTGCAGCTGCGATGCTGAATATGACGGGCTCTGGGTACGTTTGGCTGGTGGGGGAGCGAGAGATCTCCGGGAACGCTCTGCGCTACGCCCCGGATG GCATCATCGGACTACAGCTCATCAATGGCAAGAACGAATCAGCCCACATCAGCGACGCCGTGGGCGTGGTGGCCCAGGCCGTGCATGAACTCCTGGAGAAGGAGAACATCACCGACCCGCCCCGGGGCTGCGTGGGCAACACCAACATCTGGAAGACAGGGCCACTCTTCAAGAG AGTGCTGATGTCTTCCAAGTATGCAGACGGGGTGACAGGCCGCGTGGAGTTCAACGAGGATGGGGACCGGAAGTTTGCTAACTACAGCATCATGAACCTGCAGAACCGCAAGCTGGTGCAAGTGGGCATCTACAATGGCACCCAT GTGATCCCTAACGACAGGAAGATCATCTGGCCgggtggagagacagagaagcccCGAGGGTACCAGATGTCCACCAGGCTGAAG ATTGTGACCATCCACCAAGAGCCTTTTGTGTACGTCAAGCCCACGCTGAGCGATGGTACGTGCAAGGAGGAGTTCACCGTCAATGGGGACCCGGTCAAGAAAGTGATCTGCACCGGGCCCAACGACACGTCTCCGGGCAGCC CACGCCACACAGTGCCACAGTGCTGCTACGGCTTCTGCATCGACCTGCTCATCAAGCTGGCGCGGACCATGAACTTCACCTACGAGGTGCACCTGGTGGCTGACGGCAAGTTTGGCACTCAGGAACGG GTGAACAACAGCAATAAGAAGGAGTGGAATGGGATGATGGGCGAGCTGCTCAGCGGGCAGGCGGACATGATCGTGGCGCCGCTGACCATCAACAATGAGCGGGCACAGTACATCGAGTTCTCCAAGCCTTTCAAGTACCAGGGCCTGACCATTCTGGTCAAGAAG GAGATCCCCCGTAGCACACTGGACTCGTTCATGCAGCCTTTCCAGAGCACGCTGTGGCTGCTGGTGGGGCTGTCAGTGCACGTGGTGGCTGTGATGCTGTACCTGCTGGACCGTTTCAG CCCCTTTGGCCGATTCAAGGTGAACagtgaagaagaggaggaagatgcgCTGACCCTGTCTTCAGCCATGTGGTTCTCCTGGGGCGTCTTGCTCAACTCAGGCATTGGGGAAG GCGCCCCCCGAAGCTTCTCAGCGCGCATCCTGGGCATGGTGTGGGCCGGGTTTGCCATGATCATTGTGGCCTCCTACACTGCCAACCTGGCGGCCTTCCTGGTGCTGGACCGGCCTGAGGAGCGCATCACAGGCATCAACGACCCACGG CTGAGGAATCCCTCCGACAAGTTCATCTATGCAACTGTGAAGCAGAGCTCAGTGGACATCTACTTCCGGCGGCAGGTGGAGCTGAGCACCATGTACCGACACATGGAGAAGCATAACTATGAGAGTGCAGCCGAAGCTATCCAAGCCGTGCGGGACAA CAAGCTTCATGCCTTCATTTGGGACTCGGCGGTGCTGGAGTTTGAGGCCTCACAGAAGTGTGATCTAGTGACCACCGGCGAGCTGTTCTTCCGCTCAGGCTTTGGCATTGGCATGCGCAAGGACAGCCCCTGGAAACAGAACGTCTCCCTGTCCATCCTCAA GTCTCACGAGAATGGCTTCATGGAAGACCTGGACAAGACATGGGTGCGGTACCAGGAGTGCGACTCTCGCAGCAACGCCCCTGCCACCCTCACCTTTGAGAACATGGCAG GGGTCTTCATGCTGGTGGCCGGGGGTATTGTGGCTGGGATCTTCCTCATCTTCATCGAGATCGCCTACAAGCGGCACAAGGACGCTCGCCGGAAGCAGATGCAGCTAGCCTTTGCAGCAGTGAACGTGTGGAGAAAGAATCTGCAG AGCACCGGGGGTGGACGCGGCGCTTTGCAAAACCAAAAAGACACAGTGCTGCCGCGACGCGCTAttgagagggaggagggccagCTGCAGATGTGTGCCCGTCATAGGGAGAGCTGA
- the GRIN1 gene encoding glutamate receptor ionotropic, NMDA 1 isoform X8: protein MSTMRLLTLALLFSCSFARAACDPKIVNIGAVLSTRKHEQMFREAVNQANKRHGSWKIQLNATSVTHKPNAIQMALSVCEDLISSQVYAILVSHPPTPNDHFTPTPVSYTAGFYRIPVLGLTTRMSIYSDKSIHLSFLRTVPPYSHQSSVWFEMMRVYSWNHIILLVSDDHEGRAAQKRLETLLEERESKSKKRNYENLDQLSYDHKRGPKAEKVLQFDPGTKNVTALLMEARELEARVIILSASEDDAATVYRAAAMLNMTGSGYVWLVGEREISGNALRYAPDGIIGLQLINGKNESAHISDAVGVVAQAVHELLEKENITDPPRGCVGNTNIWKTGPLFKRVLMSSKYADGVTGRVEFNEDGDRKFANYSIMNLQNRKLVQVGIYNGTHVIPNDRKIIWPGGETEKPRGYQMSTRLKIVTIHQEPFVYVKPTLSDGTCKEEFTVNGDPVKKVICTGPNDTSPGSPRHTVPQCCYGFCIDLLIKLARTMNFTYEVHLVADGKFGTQERVNNSNKKEWNGMMGELLSGQADMIVAPLTINNERAQYIEFSKPFKYQGLTILVKKEIPRSTLDSFMQPFQSTLWLLVGLSVHVVAVMLYLLDRFSPFGRFKVNSEEEEEDALTLSSAMWFSWGVLLNSGIGEGAPRSFSARILGMVWAGFAMIIVASYTANLAAFLVLDRPEERITGINDPRLRNPSDKFIYATVKQSSVDIYFRRQVELSTMYRHMEKHNYESAAEAIQAVRDNKLHAFIWDSAVLEFEASQKCDLVTTGELFFRSGFGIGMRKDSPWKQNVSLSILKSHENGFMEDLDKTWVRYQECDSRSNAPATLTFENMAGVFMLVAGGIVAGIFLIFIEIAYKRHKDARRKQMQLAFAAVNVWRKNLQDRKSGRAEPDPKKKATFRAITSTLASSFKRRRSSKDTSTGGGRGALQNQKDTVLPRRAIEREEGQLQMCARHRES from the exons GTCTACGCCATCCTAGTTAGCCACCCACCTACCCCCAACGACCACTTCACTCCCACCCCCGTCTCCTACACAGCTGGCTTCTACCGCATCCCCGTCCTGGGGCTCACCACCCGTATGTCCATCTACTCAGACAAG AGCATACACCTGAGCTTCCTGCGCACGGTGCCGCCCTACTCCCACCAGTCGAGCGTCTGGTTCGAGATGATGCGCGTGTACAGCTGGAACCACATCATCCTCCTGGTCAGCGACGACCACGAGGGCAGGGCCGCGCAGAAGCGCCTGGAGACGCTGCTGGAGGAGCGGGAATCCAAG AGTAAAAAAAGGAACTATGAAAACCTCGACCAACTGTCCTATGACCACAAGCGCGGACCCAAG GCTGAGAAGGTGCTGCAGTTTGACCCGGGAACCAAGAATGTGACGGCCCTGCTGATGGAGGCACGAGAGCTGGAGGCCCGGGTCATCATCCTCTCTGCCAG CGAGGACGATGCTGCCACCGTGTACCGTGCAGCTGCGATGCTGAATATGACGGGCTCTGGGTACGTTTGGCTGGTGGGGGAGCGAGAGATCTCCGGGAACGCTCTGCGCTACGCCCCGGATG GCATCATCGGACTACAGCTCATCAATGGCAAGAACGAATCAGCCCACATCAGCGACGCCGTGGGCGTGGTGGCCCAGGCCGTGCATGAACTCCTGGAGAAGGAGAACATCACCGACCCGCCCCGGGGCTGCGTGGGCAACACCAACATCTGGAAGACAGGGCCACTCTTCAAGAG AGTGCTGATGTCTTCCAAGTATGCAGACGGGGTGACAGGCCGCGTGGAGTTCAACGAGGATGGGGACCGGAAGTTTGCTAACTACAGCATCATGAACCTGCAGAACCGCAAGCTGGTGCAAGTGGGCATCTACAATGGCACCCAT GTGATCCCTAACGACAGGAAGATCATCTGGCCgggtggagagacagagaagcccCGAGGGTACCAGATGTCCACCAGGCTGAAG ATTGTGACCATCCACCAAGAGCCTTTTGTGTACGTCAAGCCCACGCTGAGCGATGGTACGTGCAAGGAGGAGTTCACCGTCAATGGGGACCCGGTCAAGAAAGTGATCTGCACCGGGCCCAACGACACGTCTCCGGGCAGCC CACGCCACACAGTGCCACAGTGCTGCTACGGCTTCTGCATCGACCTGCTCATCAAGCTGGCGCGGACCATGAACTTCACCTACGAGGTGCACCTGGTGGCTGACGGCAAGTTTGGCACTCAGGAACGG GTGAACAACAGCAATAAGAAGGAGTGGAATGGGATGATGGGCGAGCTGCTCAGCGGGCAGGCGGACATGATCGTGGCGCCGCTGACCATCAACAATGAGCGGGCACAGTACATCGAGTTCTCCAAGCCTTTCAAGTACCAGGGCCTGACCATTCTGGTCAAGAAG GAGATCCCCCGTAGCACACTGGACTCGTTCATGCAGCCTTTCCAGAGCACGCTGTGGCTGCTGGTGGGGCTGTCAGTGCACGTGGTGGCTGTGATGCTGTACCTGCTGGACCGTTTCAG CCCCTTTGGCCGATTCAAGGTGAACagtgaagaagaggaggaagatgcgCTGACCCTGTCTTCAGCCATGTGGTTCTCCTGGGGCGTCTTGCTCAACTCAGGCATTGGGGAAG GCGCCCCCCGAAGCTTCTCAGCGCGCATCCTGGGCATGGTGTGGGCCGGGTTTGCCATGATCATTGTGGCCTCCTACACTGCCAACCTGGCGGCCTTCCTGGTGCTGGACCGGCCTGAGGAGCGCATCACAGGCATCAACGACCCACGG CTGAGGAATCCCTCCGACAAGTTCATCTATGCAACTGTGAAGCAGAGCTCAGTGGACATCTACTTCCGGCGGCAGGTGGAGCTGAGCACCATGTACCGACACATGGAGAAGCATAACTATGAGAGTGCAGCCGAAGCTATCCAAGCCGTGCGGGACAA CAAGCTTCATGCCTTCATTTGGGACTCGGCGGTGCTGGAGTTTGAGGCCTCACAGAAGTGTGATCTAGTGACCACCGGCGAGCTGTTCTTCCGCTCAGGCTTTGGCATTGGCATGCGCAAGGACAGCCCCTGGAAACAGAACGTCTCCCTGTCCATCCTCAA GTCTCACGAGAATGGCTTCATGGAAGACCTGGACAAGACATGGGTGCGGTACCAGGAGTGCGACTCTCGCAGCAACGCCCCTGCCACCCTCACCTTTGAGAACATGGCAG GGGTCTTCATGCTGGTGGCCGGGGGTATTGTGGCTGGGATCTTCCTCATCTTCATCGAGATCGCCTACAAGCGGCACAAGGACGCTCGCCGGAAGCAGATGCAGCTAGCCTTTGCAGCAGTGAACGTGTGGAGAAAGAATCTGCAG GATAGAAAGAGTGGTAGAGCAGAGCCCGACCCTAAAAAGAAAGCCACATTTAGGGCTATCACCTCCACCTTGGCTTCCAGCTTCAAGAGACGTAGGTCCTCCAAAGACACG AGCACCGGGGGTGGACGCGGCGCTTTGCAAAACCAAAAAGACACAGTGCTGCCGCGACGCGCTAttgagagggaggagggccagCTGCAGATGTGTGCCCGTCATAGGGAGAGCTGA
- the GRIN1 gene encoding glutamate receptor ionotropic, NMDA 1 isoform X9 — protein sequence MSTMRLLTLALLFSCSFARAACDPKIVNIGAVLSTRKHEQMFREAVNQANKRHGSWKIQLNATSVTHKPNAIQMALSVCEDLISSQVYAILVSHPPTPNDHFTPTPVSYTAGFYRIPVLGLTTRMSIYSDKSIHLSFLRTVPPYSHQSSVWFEMMRVYSWNHIILLVSDDHEGRAAQKRLETLLEERESKAEKVLQFDPGTKNVTALLMEARELEARVIILSASEDDAATVYRAAAMLNMTGSGYVWLVGEREISGNALRYAPDGIIGLQLINGKNESAHISDAVGVVAQAVHELLEKENITDPPRGCVGNTNIWKTGPLFKRVLMSSKYADGVTGRVEFNEDGDRKFANYSIMNLQNRKLVQVGIYNGTHVIPNDRKIIWPGGETEKPRGYQMSTRLKIVTIHQEPFVYVKPTLSDGTCKEEFTVNGDPVKKVICTGPNDTSPGSPRHTVPQCCYGFCIDLLIKLARTMNFTYEVHLVADGKFGTQERVNNSNKKEWNGMMGELLSGQADMIVAPLTINNERAQYIEFSKPFKYQGLTILVKKEIPRSTLDSFMQPFQSTLWLLVGLSVHVVAVMLYLLDRFSPFGRFKVNSEEEEEDALTLSSAMWFSWGVLLNSGIGEGAPRSFSARILGMVWAGFAMIIVASYTANLAAFLVLDRPEERITGINDPRLRNPSDKFIYATVKQSSVDIYFRRQVELSTMYRHMEKHNYESAAEAIQAVRDNKLHAFIWDSAVLEFEASQKCDLVTTGELFFRSGFGIGMRKDSPWKQNVSLSILKSHENGFMEDLDKTWVRYQECDSRSNAPATLTFENMAGVFMLVAGGIVAGIFLIFIEIAYKRHKDARRKQMQLAFAAVNVWRKNLQDRKSGRAEPDPKKKATFRAITSTLASSFKRRRSSKDTSTGGGRGALQNQKDTVLPRRAIEREEGQLQMCARHRES from the exons GTCTACGCCATCCTAGTTAGCCACCCACCTACCCCCAACGACCACTTCACTCCCACCCCCGTCTCCTACACAGCTGGCTTCTACCGCATCCCCGTCCTGGGGCTCACCACCCGTATGTCCATCTACTCAGACAAG AGCATACACCTGAGCTTCCTGCGCACGGTGCCGCCCTACTCCCACCAGTCGAGCGTCTGGTTCGAGATGATGCGCGTGTACAGCTGGAACCACATCATCCTCCTGGTCAGCGACGACCACGAGGGCAGGGCCGCGCAGAAGCGCCTGGAGACGCTGCTGGAGGAGCGGGAATCCAAG GCTGAGAAGGTGCTGCAGTTTGACCCGGGAACCAAGAATGTGACGGCCCTGCTGATGGAGGCACGAGAGCTGGAGGCCCGGGTCATCATCCTCTCTGCCAG CGAGGACGATGCTGCCACCGTGTACCGTGCAGCTGCGATGCTGAATATGACGGGCTCTGGGTACGTTTGGCTGGTGGGGGAGCGAGAGATCTCCGGGAACGCTCTGCGCTACGCCCCGGATG GCATCATCGGACTACAGCTCATCAATGGCAAGAACGAATCAGCCCACATCAGCGACGCCGTGGGCGTGGTGGCCCAGGCCGTGCATGAACTCCTGGAGAAGGAGAACATCACCGACCCGCCCCGGGGCTGCGTGGGCAACACCAACATCTGGAAGACAGGGCCACTCTTCAAGAG AGTGCTGATGTCTTCCAAGTATGCAGACGGGGTGACAGGCCGCGTGGAGTTCAACGAGGATGGGGACCGGAAGTTTGCTAACTACAGCATCATGAACCTGCAGAACCGCAAGCTGGTGCAAGTGGGCATCTACAATGGCACCCAT GTGATCCCTAACGACAGGAAGATCATCTGGCCgggtggagagacagagaagcccCGAGGGTACCAGATGTCCACCAGGCTGAAG ATTGTGACCATCCACCAAGAGCCTTTTGTGTACGTCAAGCCCACGCTGAGCGATGGTACGTGCAAGGAGGAGTTCACCGTCAATGGGGACCCGGTCAAGAAAGTGATCTGCACCGGGCCCAACGACACGTCTCCGGGCAGCC CACGCCACACAGTGCCACAGTGCTGCTACGGCTTCTGCATCGACCTGCTCATCAAGCTGGCGCGGACCATGAACTTCACCTACGAGGTGCACCTGGTGGCTGACGGCAAGTTTGGCACTCAGGAACGG GTGAACAACAGCAATAAGAAGGAGTGGAATGGGATGATGGGCGAGCTGCTCAGCGGGCAGGCGGACATGATCGTGGCGCCGCTGACCATCAACAATGAGCGGGCACAGTACATCGAGTTCTCCAAGCCTTTCAAGTACCAGGGCCTGACCATTCTGGTCAAGAAG GAGATCCCCCGTAGCACACTGGACTCGTTCATGCAGCCTTTCCAGAGCACGCTGTGGCTGCTGGTGGGGCTGTCAGTGCACGTGGTGGCTGTGATGCTGTACCTGCTGGACCGTTTCAG CCCCTTTGGCCGATTCAAGGTGAACagtgaagaagaggaggaagatgcgCTGACCCTGTCTTCAGCCATGTGGTTCTCCTGGGGCGTCTTGCTCAACTCAGGCATTGGGGAAG GCGCCCCCCGAAGCTTCTCAGCGCGCATCCTGGGCATGGTGTGGGCCGGGTTTGCCATGATCATTGTGGCCTCCTACACTGCCAACCTGGCGGCCTTCCTGGTGCTGGACCGGCCTGAGGAGCGCATCACAGGCATCAACGACCCACGG CTGAGGAATCCCTCCGACAAGTTCATCTATGCAACTGTGAAGCAGAGCTCAGTGGACATCTACTTCCGGCGGCAGGTGGAGCTGAGCACCATGTACCGACACATGGAGAAGCATAACTATGAGAGTGCAGCCGAAGCTATCCAAGCCGTGCGGGACAA CAAGCTTCATGCCTTCATTTGGGACTCGGCGGTGCTGGAGTTTGAGGCCTCACAGAAGTGTGATCTAGTGACCACCGGCGAGCTGTTCTTCCGCTCAGGCTTTGGCATTGGCATGCGCAAGGACAGCCCCTGGAAACAGAACGTCTCCCTGTCCATCCTCAA GTCTCACGAGAATGGCTTCATGGAAGACCTGGACAAGACATGGGTGCGGTACCAGGAGTGCGACTCTCGCAGCAACGCCCCTGCCACCCTCACCTTTGAGAACATGGCAG GGGTCTTCATGCTGGTGGCCGGGGGTATTGTGGCTGGGATCTTCCTCATCTTCATCGAGATCGCCTACAAGCGGCACAAGGACGCTCGCCGGAAGCAGATGCAGCTAGCCTTTGCAGCAGTGAACGTGTGGAGAAAGAATCTGCAG GATAGAAAGAGTGGTAGAGCAGAGCCCGACCCTAAAAAGAAAGCCACATTTAGGGCTATCACCTCCACCTTGGCTTCCAGCTTCAAGAGACGTAGGTCCTCCAAAGACACG AGCACCGGGGGTGGACGCGGCGCTTTGCAAAACCAAAAAGACACAGTGCTGCCGCGACGCGCTAttgagagggaggagggccagCTGCAGATGTGTGCCCGTCATAGGGAGAGCTGA